Within the Nicotiana tabacum cultivar K326 chromosome 11, ASM71507v2, whole genome shotgun sequence genome, the region AACTTTGAGTCTACAAACCCAGGGGTTGCTTCACATATACTTCCTCTTCAATGAATCCATTTAAAAAGGCGCTTTTAACATCCATGTAAAATAACTTGAATCCTTTAAAAGATGCATATGCCAAAAGAATTCGTATAGATTCCAGTAGAACTACTAGGGCAAAAGTTTCGTCACAGTCAACTCCTTCTTGTTGTGAATATCCTTGAGCAACTAATCTAGCTTTGTTTCTTACAACTTTTCCATCCTCATTGAGCTTATTTCTGAAGACCCACTTTGTTCCTATCACAGGAACGTTCTCAGGTTGGGGTATCAATTTCCATACTTGATTTTTGTCGAATTGATCTAACTCTTCCTGCATCGCTTGTATTTAGCTTGAGTCTTTGAGAGCTTCCTCTATTTTCTTTAGCTCAATCTGAGAGCTCAATGCTATGTTTGCTTTCTTTTTGAGAGCTCCCCTGGTTTTGATTCCTTCATTTGGATCTCCTATGATGAATTTTTGAGGATATTCAGGTTCACTTCTCCATTCGTTTGGGCGAACTGTATGAGTAGTTGACTCCTTTGGTGGTTCTGGTGGATTGTTGTTGGTTTCATTAGTTGACTCTATCACAACATTAGATCCATCAGTCGACTTTTGCGATTTTCTTGTCTCCTGATTTTCTTGAGTTTTATCTTCATCACTTGCAGTGATACCTTTCTCGACCGAGGAGTTATTTTCATCAAATATAATATGCACAGATTCTTCCACACACATCGAGCATTTGTTGTATACTCTAAAGGATCTAATATTTAATTAATAACccagaaaaataccttcatcacttCTTGGATTAAATTTTCCAAGAATATCCTTACCATTGTTGTGAATGAAACACTTACTTCCAAAGGGATGAAAGTAACTAATATTGGGACGCTTACCTTTTCACAGTTCATAAGGGGTTTTCTTCAGAATTGGCCTTATGAGACATCGATTAAGAATGTGATATGTTGTATTTACTCCTGCCCCGAAATAGTTTGGTAGGGAATGATCTAGTAGCATCGTTCTTTCCATATCTTGTAGTGTTCTATTTTTCTATTCCACAACACCATTCTGCTGGGGTGATCTTGGTGTAGAGAAGTTATGAGTATATCATTGATCATTGCAGAAGTCTTGGAATGctctgctttcaaattctcctctaTGATCGCTTTGGATTGTTGTAATCAGATACCCTTTTTCTCTTTCAACTTTCTTACAGAAAACCTCAAAGTTTCTTAATGCTCCATCTTTTACCTGGGATGATTGTTTTACCTGTCTTATCTTCAATAGCACAACCTGTTTCCTTAAACTTTACCTCATATCCTGAGTCGCATAGCTGACTTATGCTCAGAAGGTTATAATTAAGCCCATCAACTAGATAAACCTCAGTGATATCACAGTTGTTATTGAAGGGGATTGTTCCGGTACCgattatttttccttttgaatcatCGCCAAACTTAACGCTTTCTTCGTCTATTTTTGTAAATTCTTTGAACAGGTTTTTATCACCTGTCATGTGGCTGGAACACGCACTATCTAAGTACCATTTGCCTTTGCGATTTCTTCTGTGGTGTTGCTGCAAAACATAGTGATCactttcttttaggtacccaagcttgcttgggtcctgGTTGGTTAGTGTTACTAGGTTCAGGATCATTTTTGGGTTTCCAAATCCATCCTGAAATATTAGACTTACGAAAACGACAATAAGAATATTTATGTCCACTGTTATTGCAGTAGTGATACGTAATTCCTGACCCATTTTTGGGTCTTTCAGTTGTGTTAGTACTAGTGGAGTCAGTTCTGGCTGGTCCTTTTCTAGTTGACTTGTAAGTCGTCTGGTTTGACCTGATAGAACTGTGACTGGTGGATTTGCGCATGTCATTGagttgcatttgcaattcctCAAACTCTTCTTAAAGTACTTCTTTTTCGATTTCACATACTTCATGTTTGAGTTTCCAGTCTTTTACTTCTTTATTGAGTCTCTTTAGTTCATCCATCATTTTTTGAGACTCTTTCAAAATAAGAtcaagaatatcctgcaattcatTACATCTTTCACAATTATAAGACCTTACCTCGCTTGTTTCACCTCGAGCCATGAAGCAATTTTCATTGTTCTCTTTGCATTCATCGTCTGAAATATCCTCGTCTGTCTAGCATCCTGAGAGTTTGTTCATATCGTTTTCCAGAATTGTCATGAAGCAAAGATTTGCTACTTCTTAGTGTTCTGAACTGTCTTCATCACTCCAGCTTCCAAATGATTTATTTTTGTTGAAACCTCTggagatttttctttttagatctAGATATTCGGCTTGAATATGTTCAAATCTTCCACACTTATAGCATTTTCCATCATTCTTATCTTGTTCGTTGTATTGCCTGGTTCGCCTAGGTGGAATCCTTTCTCTTCTCGTATTCCTGAATCTTCTTATTAAGCCATCCATGTTTCTTGACATCATAGCAATTTTTTCTTAAAGAGCTTCAGGATAATCATTGATATCATTCTCAGCTATCTCAGTCGTGGCCTTGAATGcaactgttttcttcttttcttcttggttTGTTTTCTTGAGATGTGTCTTTTAGAAGGCTATGAGTTCTCCACGAAGTTCATCATAAGATAATTTATTTAGATCCTGTGATTCAAGTGTGACTACTTTAGTTTGTCAAGTGGTTGGTAAACTTTTAAGAATCTTTCTAACTTGATCACCACTTGAGTATGGTTTGCCCGAAGCTTTTAGGTCGCTAATGATTTTACTGAATCTGGCAAACATTTCCTCAAtggattctccttctttcatctAGAAGAGTTCATAATAATGAACCAACATGTTGATATGTGTTTCCTTCACTTTACTGGTTCCTTCATATGTAAATTCATCAAGCTTATCCCACATTTCTTTGGCTGTATTACAGCTGGAGATTTTTTCATATTCTTCACCACTTATAGCATTGTAGAGCAAATTTTTTTCCTTGTTATTGACTTGCACAACTGCCATTTTCTCATCTGTATATGAGTCTATATCTTCAGGATCAGCAAGAGGTTGAGCAGCGGCTGGCAGAGGATAGTTTCCTTTTTTGATGACTCTCCACACATAAACATCATATGCCTTTGCATATATTTCCATACGTACTTTCCAGTGGGAAATGTTGTCCAATGAAGTATGGTGGCCTTACTTGGGAAGTACCTTCTTGAAAATGTGCTCCTATGATAACTTGATTagccatgatcttttctcacaagctgttaagcaaaaagaaaagtgtgagccttgctctgataccaattgaaagtacaagagggggtgaacgtgaattgtttatttttaaacttaataactAGTAGTTGACTAGTTTTATGATTAGTCGACTGGATATAAGAGCTTGATACTAGTAAAGACAAAATTTAAGATGCAGAATTTAAATACAAGAATTAAAGACACCAGAGTTTTTATACtagttcggattcaatgtgaatcctagtccagtccccttgAGTTGCAAGGAAGTTCTTTTTCAGTGAATGAGTTTCTTCGAGAGTACAGAGAATGGTGTGATCTATACCGATTGCTTAGTTCCTATTTCACACGTTTTTTTGATACAATGCTTCACCTGTGTTGTTCTCTCTTTCTTATCTAACTTGTTACACAACAGATCTTGTAGAGCTACAATGTTTGTTTGTAGTAGAATAAAGAGAGGGtatttggttcgatcaaagtatgttGCTCAAGGGTACAAATACAAGTTTAAATACTTTGAGAGAGGCTTGGTTTCTGGAGATATCTGCCAACCTAAGAGATTTGATCCTTAGAGAGAATTTGATTCTTTCTAAGAATAAGGTCATATAACAACGACTATGTTTACAAGAAACTTGAATGATTTTTCATATATTCTTCCCAAGATCTTGCACCTTCCAGATTTGGATACACTCGATTCCTTAAGAGTAGGCATGATAGATTCCATCTTGGCTTTGATTGATTTCTCTAATTTTGGATTGCCTTCCGTAATTCCTTCCATCTCATAGTTGTCCATTAATTGCTTGATCTTTGCTAATCCTAGATTGCTTTCCTTAATTTCACTGATTAATTGCTTCCATCTCGTAGCTAACCATTGATTCCTTAATCATCTCTGATTGATGCTGTCCATGAGTTCCTGCACATAGAATAGATATATCTTATTTGCATCATTAAGATAAAATCTAACAAAATCTTTAGTTGGGGTTGTGTTAATGGACTTATATGGGTTGTGATGACGTGTgatcacccatgggtatgtgtaccatgagtttatacagtgatttgaagatttttgaatgactcttggcatgttcgagaaTTGATGTATGTTTAAATGGGGTAGAATGTAaggactcgaccggtcgttttgagttatAGCATTTTTTTAATGTTATTCGGGACTTTGAGTGTTTGTTTCGGTGTTTGAGAGGTTCAGATTGAATTGTTTGAGAGATTCTGAATTTGAATgttttaagttagaagagttgacctaGATTTTACCTTTGAGTAACGACCTTAGAATTaggatttgatggtttcaatatgtacatatgatgattttggacttggggcgtatgttcgaatttgaatttggaCATTCCTAAAAGTTTTAactctatttgtcgaaagttggcaattcaaagaattgaaaattttataagtttgactgggagttgactttggtgttatcagACTCCTATTGTGGTTTTGAAACTttggataggttcatttagttGATTAGAATTTGTATGCAAAGTTTAGTTGTAATTCGGAATATTTATGTATAGTCTGGACGCGTTCGACGAAGTTTGAATACATGAAAGTCAAGACAATGATTTGATTTTTGTGTCATGGGTTTGATGTTATTTATGGTGTTTTGAGCCTTCAGATAAGTTTGGAtgatgtatttgtacttgttgatatgattggacgaggtcccgagggactGGGTGTATTTTGGGGTGGTTTCAAGCCATTTTGGCAGAGTTTGCACTGCTAGTTTTGCTACTATCAGGTACTTAGCGCATTCGCGAGAGAAAGCATGCATTCACGAATTACAAATAGGGATGAAGGAAtttttcatcgcgttcgtgatggttTGTACACGTTCTAGAAGGGTATTGCCCATTGGCTTACGCGATCGTGAAGTTGCTTAAGCATTAGCGGAGTATGTTTTGGCTAGGGGCAAGATTGCTCTATGCGTACATGATGTAGGTACCGCGAACACGAAAAAGGAAATGAGGTCGACAGAGTTGTGCATCGCAAACGTGATGGTCTTGGTGCATTCGCGAAAAAGGGTCGATTGGCAGCTATTATAGCTTGTTTCTCgagattttgagctcatttttttatattttgaaccctaggctTGGAGATGGGTGATTTCTACATGGATATTTAACGACCAAAATATGGAATTTGGAATGACATTTAGGAGTTTTGTCTACACCTTAAAAGAGTGTACTTTGGGGATTTGAGTACCTATTTGGACTCGGTTttggaaactaattatatattttgaCTCGGCATGTTATGAGTCCTGACtcaaattttggtatttttgggtaTTTCGGGCACGCAAGTGCATGTTAAaatttgttgacttttttggaaATTCTTCAAAAGGCGAAACTTTATGGATTGTGATCAATTTATATAGCATTGTTtgactttattcatagatgaTTGGCTTGGATTTGTGTGATTGGAGGACTAGAGCAAGGTTTTTATGCGATTTGAGGTTGAAGGCTAGCCCAGATGAGGTAAATTTCTTACCTAATATTGTTTAAGGAATAACCCTTAGGATATGACCTTATTTGCATAATTGGAATGTATGAGAagcgacgtatatgcgaggtgacgagcatatatacaAGTGCTATCATAATTCATATCCGGAGTAGTCTTAGGTCTATATCATGCCTTGTTTTGGATACTGTGTTTCCTGCTATCATGCTTATTATATTTGTACAATTACGTGAACATCTtgaatcatgctagagatcatgtgtaGGTCTTGATTTCCTATTTGAACATGATATTCGTTACTGTATGGTGTACTCGCCTAACCTGAACTGTAATTGTACATTTCGCACATGTATACACTTTTGCATGCTATTTTTCGTAGTCCATGAGTATGTAAATTAATATTTGTTGATTGTATTCATGTGTTCTTGTATATGATTTCTGTGTGATGGACTAGATTGAAAATACATGAGTTATCTGTACAAAGTGTTATGATTATGGCACGTGGTTTATCTGTGCGGTGTTATGATTATGGCACATGATTTGTCCATGGGGCATTATGAttatgacacgtgagttgtctatgcaaCATATGAGTTTTCTATGCAATGTGTTAATAAGGATCCATTTTCATAGGAtcgccctctcatgtttctctcttgatggtgtacatgtaGGTTGTGAGTACTTCATTGTATATTATGTTACTTTTGATTTTCACTTTAACATTCCATGGATTTTCATTTGTGAGAATATCTCACTACTTTTTCGAATTTCTTGTCATTTTGTTTAACAAATATTAAAGtgaaatataaaaaatagtactattataaataaaagtacaataataatatctGCAAAGACCCAAAGTCAAGATCTAAAGGTTGTTACAATATGCTTTGCTCAAAGGTGACATGTGGAAAGTTCTTTATCCTTTGatttcaaaatttcaatttctaatatCATATAAGTTTGCCAAAAAGTAAGTCGATTGACCGTATTGTGAACTTAATCATCAAAAAGGAACAACCATGCGTCCAGAAACTGCTGagtttaattttttgaaaacttaAAAGTGCTTCGACAAGAGCCTGAGTTATAAGGATCATCCATGAAAATATACATCATTTTATTCAATAGTGAGTTGATAATCCCTTTCAGCACTCTCTTACTCTCATTCTACATAATTGATATATTGGATAGAAtgtaaaataattttcttcattATAGTCCACTATATATTGAACTTATTTCAgaattaattaagaaaatttCTCAACAGCTTattggtaaaatatttatcaatagaTTTAACAAGTAGCTCAAACTCATATCTTAAAGTCAAACTGATTTTTATTAGTAAGTAATTTCTCTATAATTCAAATAAGAATTATTTCCGctttataaaattaaaagaatattAAAATTCAGTTAAccatgtgatgacccgaaaggtcatcttatattttagaactcaattctacgcttttaagccttaaaagtctcatttttaccttccttgatttgcatgcgcagtcccggcgtgttttcggaaagcttttatgttaaaagttgataaaaataagaattttatgtcaaaaacttcatttgagttgactttgattaatatttttggtaaacagacccggatccatattttgatggtcccggtaggtccgtatcgtaatttgggacctgggcgtatgtcttgaatcaaattccaaggtccctagctcgagatatggaattttgatgaaaaattaaaagtttgaaagtttaatgatttttaagaatggACTGATGATTGATCTTGTTGATActaggtccgtattttggtttcgaagccTGGTAAAGGTCCATTATGATATTTATAACttttttgtgaaatttggtgagaaatagagttagtttgacgtgattcggacgtccggttgtgaaaatagaagctTTAAAgctttcttaaaaatttcattcgatttggtattcaattcgtagttctaggagttattttggtgatttgatcatgcgagcaagtttgtatgatattttagtacttgtgtgcatgtttggtttggagcctcgatgGCTTtagtgagttttagataggctacgagatgtttagaacttagaaaatctggttttttgtgcttcagctgatatctggtatgttcttcttcgcgttcgccaaggtactctcgcgaacaaGAACAGTGAACTGGACTGGgagacttttcttcttcgcgaacacgaaagcTAGGTCGCGAACGCCGAGCGATGGGagccttacccttcgcgaacgcgaccagctcaacGCAAACGCGTAGTGTTGTGGACTTGTTGGAGGGATCATTGGGTtgtcctacgcgaacgcgagccaaggctcgcgaacgcgatgaccaggAGGGAAAGACCATCGCGAACTTGTGCAATCCTTTGCGAATGCATAGGCCTTCTCGGCCGCTACCCTGCACGAACGCGACaggctcttcgcgaacgcgaaaaaggcATGATGCCCAGTTATTAAAAACAGAATCAAAAATGGGATTTTGCCATTCTATGATAAATTTCAAAACTAGAAGGCCTAGGGGCGATTTTTAAAAGatattttcttccccaatttgttggtaagtgattctaacctactttctttcaattactcattatatttcatgaatttttaaCCTAATATCTAGGGTTTCCTTGGTGGAATTTGGGGGTTTGGGTGGAATTAGAAAGttttgtaaaattggaatttacacctcgaattgaggttggatttccaaacaaattatataatcgggctcaagggtgaatgggtaaataaattttggtctgaacctcgggttttgaccaaacgggcccggggtcgatttttgacttttggaggaaattttgagaaatctaaatttatgtattgtagttgattcctttatcaatatttgatgttattgagttaattgtggctagatacgagtggtttggaggcgaattctaggGGAAAGGCCCTGGTAGTGCTTTGAATTGACcacagagcgaggtaagtgtcgtggttaaccttaacttgagagATTAGGACTTAATTGTCTATTTTTTATGTGTTCAGATGTTGAATACATCGTATAGGTGatgtgacgagtacctatgcattATTGTCGGGTAAAACATGCGGGTGGGACTTGGTTTCTTATAATTGTTGCCTTCCTTTGATTGTGTTATCCATGTTTGGACTAGTATAAAAAagttgatcgttcttatcatgtttacggatctttTGGTGATAACTGAGTATTGATttcaaagttgaggttggtattgtggaacaaAATATTAAAGTAAGACTTGTTCTTGTTaattctatctccatgttgtcTTTTGTTCATTGATTATGGTAAGAGAGagtgctaatgcacgaagggtgataccgtatCTTGTTATGAtatagtaaaagcacgaagggtgatgccgcgccatattgtgagtgttaatgcacgaagggtgatgccgtgccatattttgagagttaatgcacgaagggtgatgccgtgcatttttctttactgtgtttacttgttgtTATTGGTTCAAGGTATATCAATTGATCAAGTTTCTTTAATGTTGTGATTCTCTATCTTGTAATCCCCTCAGCATGTCCCCCTTCCGATATTATCTGTCTATCTTTTACTTGCCATTattttgtacatatactgttaaattgcacaTGTTTATTATGTATGTGTGTTGTCTTAGCCTCATCAATACTTCGTCGAGGATaggttcgacacttaccagtacatggggttggttgtactgatactacactgcACTCTATGCAGATTTTAGTAATAGCCCGAGCTGATCGTGAGGTTAGCCGCTGGATTGATTGACCGgtgaccaaggtagatctgctggcgtccgcaaaCCCTGGAGTCTCTTCCTAGTCTTGTTATTTGGTCGTTTATTTTCCTTCAAAATAGTGTATTTTCTTTCAGGCTCTGTTTGTTGTAAATCATAGTAGCTCGTGAGTTATGACTCCAGATCTTAAATATTTCAGATATTATGGGTTTAATAATATCCCGCGAACTCTATTTAGCTTCTGTAATTCTGTTATTAAAAAATTTGTTGAAGTTGATTGTGtattctctaacattggcttgcctagcaagtgaaatgttaggcgccatcacggtcccgaacgtgggaattccgggttgtgacaagttggtatcagagcactaggttgcctaggccTCAAAATtcacgagcaggcttagtagagtctggaggatcggtacggagacgttggTAGGCcataaagtttaggaacaattttcacttctattcttctctgtcgtgcgattttggttctctcattgctaatcaaactcttctactcttgttctctcgcagatggcgagaacacgtaccgtaTCTTCAACTGAGAACAGCCAGagccccagtggcagctcctacgagaggcagaggtcgaggccgagatCGTGCCAGaagccgaggtaggggcagagcttaaCCTAGAGCTCAAGCAGCCGCACTAGTAGTACAACCTCAggtggagtttgatgatgaggttctagcCCAGACTAATCCTGCccgaccagctcaggtcctacaAGGGTTCATAGCCaccctagtgcttcaggatgctttggtccgtctagtgggccttatggagagtatggCATAGGCCGACATATTCCCTGTGGtgccagccgtctctcaggctatgggaggagcacagactcccgctactcatacTCTGGAATAGATGGCTCTCCCAGTTTCTGACTCTAACAACCTGTccaattggggtagttcagccgagTGTTGCTGCACAGGCCGGTAATGGATTATCTATGTCTGCTGacgctttatggagattggataggttcacTAAGCTTTTTCTAGTTCACTTCTGCAGTGCATCTTTCGAGGACCCCTAGAAATATCTTGACAGCTATCATCAGGTGTtacagaacatggggatagtggagaccaacggGGTCAACTTTGTTGCATTCCATTTGTCGGGTTCCGCTAAGAAAATGTGGAGGGACTATATGTTGATCAGACCATTTGGGCCGCCTGCTCTCACttaggaccagttctctcagctatttcttgagaagttccttcctatcacctAGAGAGAGGACCATCGGAGGCAGTTCGAGCGTCTTCAGCAGTGCTATATGTCTGTCACTTAGTGCGAGACTCGATTTGTAAAtctggcccgtcatgctattcttctgcttcctaccgagagagaaagagagagagagagagatagaaggtgaggaggtttattgagggactttcCCAGCCTATCAGGttacagatggctaaggagactaagAGTGAGATGTCTTTTCAGACGGCTGATAATATTGCCAGGCAAGTCGGGATGGTtctagctcaggggagtggtcagggatatgacaagagacctcgtcattctggtggattcagtggtgcctcatctggaggcaggggtacttttggtagtgtccatcctcctaggccgtttcattcagcactccaggcatcctacggtgcttcaggtggccgtggccCTCATATGCATTATTCCGATCAACTATCCTATAgtacaccaccagctcctattagtgcacctccgctctagagttttTAAGGTGGTTACTCAGGCCAATAGGGTCGgattcagggtcagcagtcatagcaaccgaggtcttgttatacttgtggtgatccgaggcatattgctaggttttgccctcgagcatcgagcagttcttagcatcagggttctcgttcCATGGTCCCGGCACCTGGtgcttcaccacccgctcaactAGCTAGAGGTTGAGGTCAGGGCATTAGATGTGGAGGTCAGGCTGCTAGAGGAGGATGCTAGCCAGATAGGGCTCTCCtcgagatgtagttcagggtagCGGGGCCAAGCCCTGATGCTATGCTTTTCTAGCTAGGCCCGAGGCTAAGTCATCTGACACGTttatcacaggtacggtttcaatttgcagtagagatgcctcagttctatttgatccgcgttctacttattcctacgtgtcatcttattttgctttatatttggttgtgcctcgtgattctttgattACCCCTATATATGTGTCCACCCCTGTGGGAGACGCTATCGTTATATATCACatttatcgttcatgtgtggtttcCATTGGGAgttttgagactcgtgtagatctcttacttctcaatatggtcgattttgatgtcatttagggtatggattggttgtcaccttattatgctatattggattgtcatgccaagacagagATCTTAACCTTGTcggggttgcctcaattagaatggagagggacttctagccattctaccagtagggatatctcttatgtgaaggctcgttatatggtcgagaaggggtgtctagcttatttgccTTATGTCCGTGATTCcagtgtggaggttccttcctTGGATTTAGTATCTTTTGTCCTTGATATCCTAGAGGTATTTCCTGAAGATCTGccgaggatgccacccgatagagatatcgacttctgtattgatttggctcctggcactcagcccattttatTCATCCATACCGTATGGActcgccagagttgaaagaattgaaggagcagttgcaagatttgcttgataatggCTTTATTAGACATAGttctcaccttggggtgtgcccgtgttgtttatgaagaagaaggatggatcgatgaggatgtgcatagattatcggtagttgaacaaactcaccatcaagaataagtatccattgctgaggattgataacttatttgatcatcttcagggtgccaaagtgttttcaaagatagatttgaggtctggctaccatcagttgaggattagggcatccaatgccctaagacagctttttggactcagtatgggcattatgagtttctagtgatgtcatttgggctgacaaatgccccaacaacatttatggaattgatgaaccgggtgttcaagccctatttagaTTC harbors:
- the LOC142165953 gene encoding putative mitochondrial protein AtMg00820, with amino-acid sequence MQEELDQFDKNQVWKLIPQPENVPVIGTKWVFRNKLNEDGKVVRNKARLVAQGYSQQEGVDCDETFALVVLLESIRILLAYASFKGFKLFYMDVKSAFLNGFIEEEVYVKQPLGL
- the LOC142165954 gene encoding uncharacterized protein LOC142165954, with translation MEIYAKAYDVYVWRVIKKGNYPLPAAAQPLADPEDIDSYTDEKMAVVQVNNKEKNLLYNAISGEEYEKISSCNTAKEMWDKLDEFTYEGTSKVKETHINMLVHYYELF